One Populus nigra chromosome 16, ddPopNigr1.1, whole genome shotgun sequence genomic window, CATGTTCTAAAAAGTTTcacttgtttttattattaaacattAGCAAACCATGAAGCCTGCGAAATTCTAGTGCTGCCGAGTCATCCTTAAGTGAAAGCTCTTGTGATGCTAAAAACTTAATTCTTGGATTAAAAGAAGAGGGGAGTACATAGAAAAATAGACTTGCAACCAAAGGGTAGAACAAGCTAACACGGTAAAATATATCACACAGTCCCACACTACATTTTAAACAAGTCTGAAAGGACAAGCAGAAGTCAAAAATCAAGGCATAGTGTTGAGCACTCCAAATAATATAAGATGGAATCCTTTCTTAGAACTTGAAAAGAAGATCTCATGAGAATTTTAAATTGGATAGAAAggtgattttattataatacaATCATGGCAGGATCATTACTTGGAAATAGAaggttaaaatataataattagatCTAGGTCATATCACCTCgaggacagaaaaaaaaaactatcagcAGAAGAACAGGAGATAAGAATAGAAACATCAAATGCGTGAGGTGTACAGTAAAGATTGAAAACTACAAGGCTTTACCTGGATAGGAAAATTGTGAATGCACTGCACTACATTCAAGACTGAGGAATCAAATAAATATGTGTGCGTGCGTGCGCTTGTCAAATGCTAGTGCCCTTGATTTCGTGATCTTCGAAAGTAGCAGCAGACAATTAAGCACATAAAATAAGCTATTCTTGCTTTAGAATTGAAGAGTCTAGATTAATTAAATCTTAGAAGAATCttattttagttaaataataatcaaagctCGAAGTTTTCAAGTAAACCactaatatatttcattaagaGAGGAGAGAGCAAAACTTGGGAGCACaaccataataaatttaatttggggATGCACAAAAGACTAGTTGTGTAATTgcaaataattcaaattaatgtAGTGCCAAATGAATACGAAGTTGCAGTTATTGCAAAATCCTAGTAAGGTACCTCCAAGGATGAAAAAGCTATGAGTGATCATAAGTATAAGCAGCACAAATGAAGAATCTATGCAAATCATTACCTTGCAGCAACCATTGTTCATATCTTGTATTATGCAGCCAGAAGGAAGCCTTCTGCAGGTTACAGGGGTTTGTGCATTTAGATTTTCCTGGTTTCCATCAACAGAAACATCAGCCACAGCCCACACACCCTCTGCTAGTTGCTTGCATAACCGAAGGAACTTCACTTGACGCACAGGGACAAAAGGAGAAATCACTTGAAATTCAGCATGTATCTGGAAAAGAAACATTCGTAAATTCCTGCTTCACTGCAAAAGACTATAAGACATATAGGATAATGGCATACCATTTGCAAAGCTCCACTTTTTGTTCCGCCCATGCCACTTGATACGATATCAATGGTCGCAGCTCTAGCAATCAAGCTGGGAAATATTTCCACCCATCCATTCTGTATATGGAAAAGAAGTTAACCAACTGTTCAAGTACAAAACTAGAAGCATTGCGCCATTTCTAGATTGAATAGCTGAAGAAATTAAGATTACTTTTGCAGCTTTCTCAACATCATTCTATCATACAAGGGAATTCGACAGGTGATAAAATGGTGAAATGCGagattataaacaaaaaaatgaacaaaagctCACCAAACTATTCTAATCTTGATAAAGTGCTCCAAAATTGATAATTACATTGACATAAAAATACACAGAAAGATGAAATACAGAAATCAAATCCCAATAGCACACTTATGCTTAAGagaaatcattaaaaacttCATAGCAGCATTAAGATTTAGATAGCATACCACGTCCATCAATGTCTCAACCAGATCCAAGCTGTTGGCGAGTACTACACCACTCTCCCGAGTTGCCTCAATAACAAAATTGCTGGGTTTCATGCCAATACAAGGAGGAAAAGTCCTCATATACTCTTCATGGTTCAGGACTTCCTTCCCTCCATCCAAGCTTTTGATCCAAATGGGACTTTCAACCTGAGCAATCTTAATCAATTCATCCATAGCAGCCAGTGCAAGATCTACAAACATTGATCTATCAAATGGTACTTCATTGCCAACAGCATTGCCTATTGGTTTCATCAGAGGCATCATAACCCCTCCATTATTGTCAAGCCCCATTGGCAATGTGTTGTCTGTATGGCCTAAATTGCCATAACCATTTCTCCCAACTGCAAGGTCGAACTTGGTGTTTGAGCCAAAGGGAGGGACAGGACTGGCCGAGGATGTGAGAGGTCTGCCTAAAAACTTATTGGCTAGGGCACAAACACGGCCTAATTCATCCTTCAATCGAGCATTTTCAATTCTTAACTGCTGCTGCTCATAAGACACTGGAACAGGCACCACAGGACCACCACAATTGTTGCAAATTGGATCACTCATGTTTTGTTTCAACAACTCATTCTCAGCTCGGAGTTTATCATTTTCTTGCCTGAGGATTGCATTCTCATGCCGTTCCAACTGGGTCTGGAGTATAAAATgaccaaaatcaaaatcttcacAAGGGATAATGAAAAGAATCAAAAGGGTACGCAAAAGTTTATCAATTTACCTTCATTTGAGTTCTCCTATTTTGAAACCAAAACTTGATTTGCTTGCTTTCCAAGCCAAGCCTCCTGCTAAGCTCTGATCTTTGTTTTTCATCAGGATGAGGACATTCCTTAAAGAAACTATTGACATCACAAACAGAAACAAATATCTTTTAGATAAAAAAGAATCCTTCAAACAAAGACTAGTGACACCAATACATAAATCCCTTGACATAAACAAAATAGCCAAAAGAAGAATCATACGATTCAAGCTCTTGTATTTGATTAGCAGTGTGTCTATTGTACTTCTTCCTAGGCCTTTGATAATCTCCAGCATCCTGATCTTCCCCAGATGCACCTTCAATGTTATCACTTCCAGACCTGCTCTCATAACCATCCTCCCTCATCCTCCCTACCAAACTAGGATCAAAATGTTCCCCAAGTGGGCCCATGTCACCATGACTATCCATCTTATTCttctgcagaaaaaaaaaaaccccacaaaCAAAAAAGGGTCATACATTATTCAATTTCAAGCACAACAGCatgcaagaaataaaaatcacaaccGACAACAATAAAGTAAATCAAGAGAAAGTTCATACAGGCATGATACATGtaatagaaagagaaagggcTGGTGATTTTGTAGAGGAGGGTTGTTAGTGGCGGCGGCGGCGTCGTCGTCTAAGCAATGGCACCAACACTAAGGCATGCTGTTGTTATTATGTACTAAAATCATATCTGTCACAAACGCTGAAACCCCACAACTACCACCAAAACTATTAACACTGTTAGTACTGATCAAAGCccaaaaaccaatcaaaatagcccctttttactttgtttatgtatataattcttatataatctctctctctctctctctctctccccccgcTTGACCCTTGGTTACTCCTGCGCAAGCTTTCTTGATATTGAAAAGCTAGCTAGCCCTCTCACGAGGTATTCTTGGACTCTCTCTCTCACTTGTTTAGCAAGTTCTGACCTTTACAAGATTTCACACACACCGAGCTAGACTTCAAAACCAAACTCACATTCTAATTTAtaagagaaaacaagaaaaagcaaTTTCTCTGTCAACGTTTCATGGATgactcccctctctctctctctctctcagaaaACCTTCGCGTGTCAGATAATGAGATGAAAAGGGCATTTTCTTGATATACACACTATTCTTGCCCCATCAAGTTGAAAATCTATCAGACAAAACAAGCCTGACTCTGATATTTTATTTCACACAtacaagaaacataaaaataaaaaaataacagttgACCTCTCTTCCTTTCCCTCAATTTTTGTGACGTAAAAAAGTGGTTGAATACAAtcgataaaaaagaaagaaaaaaaagagtacctTTCTTAATACTTTATGGTACGAAAAGGGTCTTTCGACAAGATAAAATTACCAGatcctttcttccttttcttttttttttattattgggaTCAATATAGGAATAAGACAAAACCAATGTAACGTCAATTATAGTGAGTGAGTGAGACAAGAAAAGCATATTACTTGACAGTAACACAAGAAgccataaaaaaacatgtttgcttACGCTGTAAGAGTCCTGATTCAAgagaaataacattaaaaataatgtttttacttGAAACGCAGCAAAACGAGAGCACAAAAGCTACAGATACTATGTGAtcgcataaaaataaattgaagatacGAAGCTAAGAGTAACTTacactctctcttctctcttctctcttctctcactGGTTTTTTCTAGGGCAAGTAGCCTCCTTTCTTGCTTTCATGCACAAAAGgattccttctttctttctttcttgttcaaagagaaacagaaacaaattgagaaaatatGTAAAAGGAGGGGAAATATTTTTGGACTGAATGGTTAAAAGTCAATACGCGGGGACCGCTTGCCTTTTTCATTACATGGTTTCGTGAAATCCGCCACGCGTGTTTGCTAGCGCGTGTATGGCAATTTATGTTTGTCTTGGCTTGGTGGGTTGTGGCTGCTTAAGGTAAAGTTTTGACCTTTGGTGTGGCCGGGACCAGTAGGAAGATGGCACTTGGAAATAATGGTTCGCCGACTAAAAATTTGGCGGGCTTAGTTTgggaaattaaattattataaatacatTCGTAAAATCCTAATATAATTGTTGTGACGAAACCTTCTTGTTAcgagttgtatttttttaaaaaataataataatattttttttaatattgttcgAGAAAGAACTTGGTTTCACGTGAATCGAAAGTTGACTTAAAACACTcttgttatcaaataaaaaattatttaaaatgaatactTGGATTATACATGGATATAGAAATCAAGATTATTTATCACATGAGTATTACTTAATGCATGtaattaatttctcttttttaatattccttttttcctttggatttggttaaaaaaaccataattccACACCCTGATTCATTGCATATCTGTGGCATTTGTTGAGTTAATTAGGAACCTTACAGGTTTAATTGAGAGCATTATAGGTAAAAACATCAATTACTTGGATGTAATTAAGACGAATATTCTTTTATCATATCATGTGAATTAAAAGCAATTTACTAAATCTGCTATACattatatatttcaataattattatgCATGTAGCTTTTGAGGATTATGGAATATGCTTgctttgttaattatttattattttaatcatcaGTTAATCTTGAGAAAATCTGTGATCTCTTCTGGAAAATAAGAAGCCATGATTCACATGAAATGTATTCGCGAATAAGAAACAATTCCCATGAATTTTCTgatgcttatttatttattcaactcCAAGTTAATTTGGTTGTTTTTTCACTTGTTTTACTCCTCACTTATAACTCTGCCTATTACTGAAAACAATGGTGGAAAACTTGTTGAGTGTAGTccccaatgttttttttattttttgcacaatatcttaattatttgttcacaataacaaaatatatatgataatattaacgataataattaataaagggATTTTCACCAACTATCCATGTATGAAAAAAGGTTAGGTGAAATTAATacgaatttgatgattttttggcTTGACATCTTTTGAAAATTAGCagatatgaaatttattttcctgTGCAACTAGGAGTTAATTCGGATACATATAATAATacaattattatgttttaatgtGGAAATCTTAGGTTCAGATTATTTAACTATAAGTAAGTAATAACTAGCAAGCCAGGAATTAAGGTTAATAATGAAAATCTAATGCATGTTGTCATTTAATTGACCAACTAAACAAAATTGAGTAAACAACATTAAGAGTTTGCATGGAGtcgaaataatatatatatatatatatatatatatatatatatatatatatattgtgttgaAAAAATCACGTGTGTGTTGTTCATATGGATGACAAACTAATGCATGCAGCATgataaatcatgtttttgtaatattttatgcATATTATATTGAGGTTAATTTAGATATTGAGTGTGTCTTTGtagcataattattaattaaaccgTTTTACTTCATCAATGCAcgtatttctattttatattaaatattctgcttttgatatacatatactttggtttaaaaatatattaatttgacacCTTGATTTAATGCATATCCATGGCATTTGTGGAATTGATCATTCATTCAATGTGAATAAAGGCAAAACAATATTGgggagttaaaaaaaacatgataagtgaaaattattttgatataagtTATAATGCATTAATTCAAAtcatatgaattaaaaaagCGATTCTCTAAATTTGTTCTATTTCATTATTACGTAGCTTTGGTGATTGTGGCGTGCTTAATGTTTCAATTATGAGTAAATCTCTATAAATCTTGTGAGCACTTTTAGGAAATAGTAAATCCATGGCTATTAAACTAGGTGCTGGGATTGACTCGGCGCAATGCTGGGGAGTTGGACcggttaatttagattaatcagatttttttttataaaaaataatattattttaaaaaaataattaaaaagtcaaaaatttttacttaattaactCAAATTCCTGACCATAAACTCCTCGTATATTCTGTGAACCAAATCTCACATCGAATCGTTAGGCCATGCTAGATTTATAACAATGAGTAGACCATGGTTaaaatttagtaatttaattcacatGAATTAATGCTCTCTTTCTCTCGACAATTTCTCAACAATTTTGTAGGCAAACACGTACGATATATTCCCTGCTATATTTCTAATGTAACAGTTTAAACTCTGAACAAAAAGCGATGTCGTTTTCATGAATGATCTAGTGCTTACTTAAGCAAAATTTAAGCTTTGACCCtccttcaaaaattataatctttgCCTTCCCTGAAAAAACCTTCCTGGCTCCACCCTTGTATGCAACTGTTCTAGCCTCTTTGGGGAATTTTCTTCCTcgttttatttgtcattaattctatatatttttttttacctgttcTCAGGATAAACAGCGAGGTTAACTAGAAATTAAGGGCTTTTTCACCAACTAGCCGGCCATCGATGGAAAAGGTTAGGTCAAACATGAATCTGATGTTTTTGCTAATAAGAAGGAAGCATGGCAGCTTAATTATctcaaaatattcaaattttattttactgcgTAATTATGAGTTCAGATATAGAAATTGAAACAAACAATCTAATTATTGTGTTTGAATATGGGAATTTCCATGTTCAAATTCGAACAACTCCAAGATTTAgaagagatatatatatatatatattcacataGTTGTGGTGTAGATGTGGTGGCAGTGAAAGAGATAGTAAGataatgatggtggtggtgatacCATGAATGTAGtggttaaaataattgaatgataatattaatgcattattattcataaaaatattttatgaaattttataaattaaaaatataaattaagtttgaaggttgaatttaaaatattttttatttgaatatttttcttgtaaaactcataaaagaaataaataaataatttttttttcaaaaaataacccaattttgttttttaaaaaaacttatttgtgGATGAATTtgtaaaatctcaaaattacaTGGGATCAATTTAAATCTCAAACCTATAAAGCAGGTAAATTCATAGGCCCATAAGCATAAGAAGCAGGCCCTTAATTCGTGGCCTGGCCTATTTCAAGTGTATATTGTAGAGCCCATAGTCAGAAAGCCCACATTGACCTTCTAACCAAATTTATATCTCTTCAAAAACTAAACCCTAAGCTTTTAACTTCCCTGCCAAAAAAATCAGTAGCGGCTGCCGCCATGGTTCTCAAGTACGTCCCTCTCTCTCCAATACGTTTTCGTTTCCATGTATATGGAAATGGGTCTTCGTTTTTTCTTAATgggttgttgttttttcaagtgtttAAGCAGTCTATGAATTGTTGGATTCAATTTGAGTCGTCTCGGctttgtttgaaatatattaCAATCTGAGCATCTGCTGTAGAGATCTAGAACCTTCGTTAGATATGACAATacaaggtaaaaaaaagtgattttcttttgttttataaagCTTAAAAATGCAAGCTTTAAGAAAGTTTTAAGCCTTTTGGTGATGGAATTTCCCACCTTCAATCCTTTAATTATGATGACTAACTTTATAAGTTTTTGGTGAAtggaataattttaattatgtttcaaGTGAGTCTTTTAATTACTCCCCCGAATAAGACCCAAGTAATTTGCTATATTGCCTGAGTCCTCGGCTCCTTGGTAGAGCATTAAGCTATAATCTATGTTTGAGTGTGATTGATGCAGTGCAGGAAGATAATAAAGTGAAAACACATTGAAGTAAACAAGGGAATTACTAAGACTTGAATAAAATTGAAGTTGGGACAACAAGAGCTTAAGGTTTagtgatttttctttattggaTCTTCTGGTTGGAGTGTTGCACAAGGGTATTCTTAttagtttgattttaagaaCGTGCAACACTTTGATTTGGCTAATAAGAAGTGACTTATTAGTCATTGAACTGACTTGTGAGTCCAGATTAACAGGTAGTTTTTTGGAGTTGCATAGAGGGGGGTTTTATGATTTGGTCGAGTTCTGAGATTTGTTGGATCATGCAAATGAAGTCAATTTATGTTTTAGATATGCAATCATGATCATCATCAAACATGCCCGCCCTTGAATGGAGCATATTTATTGATTTGACAATAGATTTTCTTTGTAATGGTTTCTTTCTGGATAATCTCAGGACTGAACTCTGCCGCTTCAGTGGGGCGAAGATATACCCCGGCAAGGGTATCAGATTTATTCGCTCAGATTCCCAGGTAATGAGCAGTTTTGTATTGAAGGCattgtattttccttttatttcccTTCACTGTAAAATGCAGGCTGTGAaactaattaatcttttttcattcaatcaagGTGTTCCTCTTTGCTAATTCTAAATGCAAGAGGTACTTCCACAACAGGCTGAAGCCCTCAAAGCTAACTTGGACAGCTATGTACAGGAAGCAGCACAAGAAGGTAACTTTTTTCTTAGTTtctattaactttttaatgaCAAATGTAGAACGCGTTTATATGCAGGAGTGTTTTCTTTGAAAGTAAACCCATGATGTGCTATATGTTGATTTTGACAAATTACAGGACATAGCTGCCGAAACTATTAAGAAGAGGCGTCGCACTACAAAAAAACCTTACTCAAGGTCCATTGTAGGTGCTACTTTGGAGGTCATACAGAAGAAGCGAACTGAGAAACCTGAAGTCCGAGATGCTGCAAGAGAGGCTGCCCTCCGGTATATTCTTTTTACCGTTTGATAAATGTAATTTGATTATCCAGTCAATGTTGGTACTTACTgatgtttttcttgaaatgcTTGATTTTCTGTGCAGTGAAATTAAGGAAAGgattaagaaaacaaaggatGAGAAAAAAGCCAAGAAGGCTGAGGTAATGGCCAAGGCACAAAAGAGCAGCAAAGGTAGCCTGCCAAAGGGTGCTGCACCAAAGGGCCCCAAGCTCGGCGGGGGTGGAGGAAAGCGTTGAAAtcccttttttctttgtagTACTATTGACTCGCTGTTAAAAGAATTTTGTATCGGAGATTTTACATGGATCAAGGTTGATTGTTGCCATTTTGTTCATTAAGAGTTTACCGACTTTTTCCCTCCCTTGTTATCAATTAGTAATGGTTTGATTGGAGAAATTCgatgaattttatcattatggCGGTGACTTGTGACCCGAGAGTTGAGAATGGACTGGTTATGTATTCTTTTGGCGTGCCCACACTGCCATTACTTTGGATTGTTGTGTTCATAGGTTATTTTGCTGAACTGTAGTTTCTATTACCAtgacaagaaatgaaaaaaacacgTTGCTTCTTGCGAAATCTCGTTCTACCTGACTTAATTGTGAGATTTTGGAAGAAAAGGCCTCTGGTTTCCTTTTTGATAAGCTCCATAAGCCGCAGATTGTTCGCATGGTGGCTTGTTGTCATTAACTTGACAATATCCATCTATGCAAGGCGCACCCTGGGACGATACATGTGGTCTTTGATCGACGATTCTCAACGACGGAAAGCTAGTCTTTGCATACTCTCTGCCTTGTCCCTGTCCGCTCTGATCCTGCCTTGAATGATATGGCAAAGAATGCTAATTTGCTGTAGGGGAGCTTTGTAAAATGCTACAAGATTTTAGAAACCATCCTGTTATCATATTCCAGGCGTCAAGCAACCTGTTCACCGTGTATGGTGGGCGTTTCTGCATTTGATATATATTGGTGATTGAAACAtgaagataaggtttcaatttACACAGCAAGGTAGGTTTCGCTATCAAAATCAGCCCATAATCTTCTTAAATGCATGTCAATTTCTCAGGATAAGAAGACAAATTACGAGGGTCCCTCAGTCTTTCTTGAGGTTCATTAATCTATGCTCTGGGTGGTTTTCTTATctgttccttttccattttacaTGCGAAGCAAATAAAATCTCAACCTATTTAAATCTGCTCTGTACGACTTATTTTGGCCAAGTTTCTCATCACTGCCATCAAAATGGCAGCAGGATTGATCAGAGGGTGTACTTGGGGCCTGAAGCAAGGCTCCTGGATTTATTGGGAAGCAAAGACATTACTGTAtccgtaattttttttctcctgcaACCTTACCTGAAAGCAAACAACAAACCCTTTTCACCATTTGAGCCAACACCACAATAATTGGGGATGATGAAACTGTGATCCGAACCAACCAGGAACAGCATagatatcaaaagaaaaaagaaaagaaaagagaaaaaagtggGACCATAGGATAGTAACTTCGGTGTAGGTAAGGGCCAAATCATAAGGGCCACTTGGCAAGGTAATTGAAGAGAGTAGCTTCCAAGTAACAAAGCCAACCCATCTGTCTGAACCAAACCTACCAACAGATACCACCACAACACAGACATAGGAAGAGGAAGGTTACTGTCAAATCCTGCTTTTGATTTCTACAAGCTTCTATCTtagtttcttccttttttatgttcttatttcTATTCATCCATTCAACAGCTAAAGGAGCTATTGAAGGCAGAATTCTAGATGCTCCAACgcagaagaaaatgaaataattaataaaaaagaaagaaagggttgCCAGCATTGATAACCACTAGATCATTCCAAAATGATCATCAGCTGGTCGGCATGACTTACCTGGCTAATTTGCTTAGCCAGGTTATGGATATTCCATCTCCATCACATCAGAAAAGTGGAATTTGCTTGCTGAAAGCCAGAATGAGAACAAGAAGCTTAACATATGTAATGGAAGAACagcaaaagaaatttaaagcaGCAGTCTTTTTTTCTAAGAGATAAGTGTGCGCTTTCCTTTACCAATCACGTTGTGCTGTCCcgtaatataattaataaatacgaaagagagagataaaaatattaaaataaatcggtatataaaattcttttgaaaacaGTAACTGAAGGGAACATATGCTTCGACAGATGGATCAATATTAGGGCTCAAATCAGCTAAAATTACATGCTTCTAATGAGACGCAAAGCTAAGCTATTCCAATTGCATCGTAATGAAACAAAG contains:
- the LOC133675508 gene encoding homeobox-leucine zipper protein ANTHOCYANINLESS 2-like; the encoded protein is MPKNKMDSHGDMGPLGEHFDPSLVGRMREDGYESRSGSDNIEGASGEDQDAGDYQRPRKKYNRHTANQIQELESFFKECPHPDEKQRSELSRRLGLESKQIKFWFQNRRTQMKTQLERHENAILRQENDKLRAENELLKQNMSDPICNNCGGPVVPVPVSYEQQQLRIENARLKDELGRVCALANKFLGRPLTSSASPVPPFGSNTKFDLAVGRNGYGNLGHTDNTLPMGLDNNGGVMMPLMKPIGNAVGNEVPFDRSMFVDLALAAMDELIKIAQVESPIWIKSLDGGKEVLNHEEYMRTFPPCIGMKPSNFVIEATRESGVVLANSLDLVETLMDVNGWVEIFPSLIARAATIDIVSSGMGGTKSGALQMIHAEFQVISPFVPVRQVKFLRLCKQLAEGVWAVADVSVDGNQENLNAQTPVTCRRLPSGCIIQDMNNGCCKVTWVEHSEYDESAVHRLYRHILNSGMGFGAQRWIAALQRHYECMAMLLSPTILGEDQTVINLGGKKSMLKLARRMVDSFCSGVCASTLHNWGNLVVESVSEDVRILTRKIINEPGEPDGIVLSVSTSVWLPVSQQRLFDFLRDEQSRSQWDILSNGGILQEMVQIPKGQGHWNTVSVLRSTAVDANASDNMLILQETWNDVSGSLVVYAPVDVQSVSVVMNGGDSTYVALLPSGFVILPGNSFGNGEPNNCNGNPAKRDCDGNSGGGSFLTVGFQILASNLPSAKLTVESVKTVHNLISCTMQRIKTAFN
- the LOC133675186 gene encoding large ribosomal subunit protein eL24-like — translated: MVLKTELCRFSGAKIYPGKGIRFIRSDSQVFLFANSKCKRYFHNRLKPSKLTWTAMYRKQHKKDIAAETIKKRRRTTKKPYSRSIVGATLEVIQKKRTEKPEVRDAAREAALREIKERIKKTKDEKKAKKAEVMAKAQKSSKGSLPKGAAPKGPKLGGGGGKR